CACCGGACAAGACTGACTCGGGAAGTCCCGTCATGTCCTGGCTCGTCCTCATCCTCTCCGGCCTCCTCGAGGCGGTGTGGGCCTCCGCGCTCGCCTCCTCGAAGGGGTTCCGCCGCGTCGGCCCGACGATCGTGTTCGCCGTCGCGCTCCTCCTCAGCATGGCCGGCCTCGCCTTCGCCATGACCGAGCTGCCGACC
The Homoserinibacter sp. YIM 151385 DNA segment above includes these coding regions:
- a CDS encoding DMT family transporter, whose amino-acid sequence is MSWLVLILSGLLEAVWASALASSKGFRRVGPTIVFAVALLLSMAGLAFAMTELPTGTAYAVWVGIGATLTVVWAMIRGIERASVARILLLVLLVGSVVGLKAVS